A single region of the Cyclopterus lumpus isolate fCycLum1 chromosome 16, fCycLum1.pri, whole genome shotgun sequence genome encodes:
- the mrs2 gene encoding magnesium transporter MRS2 homolog, mitochondrial, which translates to MFKLPAINLLACGHDSCTVSLRDPETVPYCLRPTCCPFCLVYAGCSSSPSFSPPAVIADVCVVISLLLWCLCVEMKLHSVLLAGCMNCSRIYYPPLRGNVYLKRLFSSVLFPPSGSSGIRTAVPSTANIAPKYSVPHGNRKLGSCNGTFSSVGSDAVCGSRCHQAAAVRKETLLQPSVPRPVTFIRSRVTDVSSGSPVFVVMNFDQEGNVTSFEKKKTELFQELSLQARDLRFQHSTSLIARNNCIILRMESLKAIVTPHSLLVLDFRGLGLEHWLVLELAPQLASQSHSLPFEFRALDAILQHKVNTLRARLNVVEPAMLDTLESLVDPKILSADRSKLHVLLQNSKSLSELETDIKVFKETLLKILDEDEIIEELCLTKWTDPRVFEESSLGIDHAEEMELLLDNYYMQAEELGNKTRELKGLIDDSESVIFINLDSHRNVMMRLSLQLSMGSFSLSLFGLIGVAFGMNLESSFEEDARIFWLVTGFMFLGSGMIWRRLLSFLGRHLEPSVAPLIPQVWKRNLKASDMKTGVR; encoded by the exons ATGTTCAAACTACCTGCGATTAACCTTCTGGCTTGTGGTCATGACAGctgtactgtctctttaagagacCCGGAAACGGTTCCCTACTGTTTACGGCCAACCTGTTGTCCCTTCTGTCTAGTCTATGCGGGCTgcagctcctcgccctcctTTTCTCCGCCAGCTGTCATCGCTGATGTATGTGTGGTGATCTCGCTGCTgctgtggtgtctgtgtgtggagaTGAAACTGCACAGCGTGCTGCTCGCTGGCTGCATGAACTGCAGCAGGATATATTATCCTCCATTGCGTGGGAACGTTTATCTGAAGCGCCTTTTCAGTTCTGTCCTTTTTCCGCCCTCTGGGTCGAGTGGGATCCGAACCGCCGTCCCGTCCACAGCTAATATAGCACCGAAGTACTCTGTGCCACATGGGAATAGAAAACTGGGCTCGTGCAACGGGACTTTCAGCAGCGTCGGTTCAGACGCGGTCTGCGGGTCAAGATGTCACCAGGCTGCTGCAGTTAGAAAGGAGACGCTGCTCCAACCAAGTGTCCCGAGGCCAG TGACCTTTATCCGCTCCAGAGTGACGGACGTCTCCAGTGGTTCTCCAGTTTTTGTAGTG ATGAATTTTGACCAAGAGGGAAATGTGACATCATTCG agaagaagaaaaccgaGCTTTTCCAGGAGCTAAGTCTTCAGGCCAGAGACCTTCGCTTTCAGCACAGCACCAGCTTAATAGCTAGAAACAATTGCATCATCCTACGGATGGAG TCTTTGAAAGCCATCGTGACCCCGCACTCCCTGTTGGTGTTGGACTTCCGGGGTTTGGGATTGGAACATTGGTTGGTACTGGAACTGGCCCCTCAGCTAGCATCACAGTCGCACTCTCTGCCCTTTGAGTTCAGAGCACTGGACGCCATCCTGCAGCACAAG GTAAACACTCTACGAGCTCGGCTGAATGTTGTCGAACCAGCGATGTTGGACACATTGGAATCCCTGGTGGATCCTAAAATCCTTTCCGCTGATAGAAGTAAACTACATGTACTGCTGCAGAACAGCAAGAG TTTATCAGAGCTGGAGACTGACATTAAAGTCTTTAAGGAAACCCTGCTTAAGATTTTGGATGAGGACGAGATCATTGAAGAACTCTGTCTCACCAAGTGGACCGACCCAAGAGTTTT TGAGGAGAGCAGTTTGGGTATTGACCATGCTGAGGAGATGGAACTGTTATTGGATAATTATTATATGCAG GCTGAGGAGCTGGGGAACAAGACCAGAGAGCTGAAAGGGCTGATAGACGACTCTGAGAGTGTCATCTTTATTAATCtggacag CCATCGGAACGTGATGATGCGCCTGAGTCTGCAACTGTCGATGGGCTCCTTCTCCCTTTCCTTATTCGGTCTCATCGGGGTGGCCTTTGGGATGAATTTGGAGTCGTCCTTCGAAGAA GACGCCCGCATTTTCTGGCTGGTAACAGGCTTCATGTTCTTGGGCAGCGGGATGATATGGAGACGACTGCTGTCATTTCTAGGACGACATCTGGAGCCTTCAGTGGCCCCTCTT ATCCCTCAAGTTTGGAAGAGAAATCTGAAAGCATCAGACATGAAGACGGGAGTCAGATGA
- the LOC117745171 gene encoding syndecan-2-like isoform X2, whose protein sequence is MRNLRLLFIVGLATGFISEKLFVSSQTTFSATDDLYLEGRSSGDLPIDDEDGDGSGSGSGDYTFSNFTVEEENLWRFLNFSETTVSKGMVPTGPPPSASPLNPSTTAATRMKDAETTTFILPNVDNRDEEVAGPAADGFTQSPSTSSTTMPPSETTVTKFSIDITVFNHTDEDNSLDRWDVSTTKNHGGEVQVENDILAKNGRGSRMYEVDSPENVTSENMWERTEVLAVISCGVVGLLCAVFLLLFLAYRMKKKDEGSYNLGDTKVSTTAYQKAPTKEFYA, encoded by the exons ATGAGGAATCTGCGGTTGTTGTTCATCGTCGGGCTGGCGACTGGTTTTATCAGTGAAAAA CTCTTTGTCTCCTCGCAGACAACCTTCTCCGCGACAGATGACCTGTACCTAGAGGGCCGATCGTCGGGTGACCTCCCTATAGATGACGAAGATGGTGACGGTTCAGGCTCTGGATCTGGAGACTATA CTTTCAGCAACTTCACAGTTGAAGAGGAGAACCTCTGGAGGTTCCTCAACTTCTCTGAGACCACAGTCTCCAAAGGAATGGTTCCAACTGGACCACCACCATCAGCCTCTCCTCTCAACCCATCAACCACAGCAGCAACCAGAATGAAGGACGCAGAGACGACAACATTCATATTGCCTAATGTGGACAACCGTGATGAGGAG GTTGCAGGTCCAGCAGCTGATGGGTTCACACAGAGCCCCAGTACCAGCTCCACCACCATGCCTCCCAGTGAAACTACTGTAACCAAATTCAGCATAGACATCACTGTGTTCAATCACACCGATGAGGACAACAGTCTGGATAGATGGGATGTCTCGACAACCAAAAACCATGGAGGTGAAGTCCAGGTCGAAAATGATATTCTGGCAAAAAATGGCAGAGGCAGCAGAATGTATGAGGTGGACTCTCCTGAGAATGTGACCTCAGAGAACATGTGGGAGAGGACAGAAGTGCTGGCAG TGATATCATGTGGAGTGGTTGGACTCCTCTGTGcagttttcctcctcctcttcctcgcctaCCGTATGAAGAAGAAGGACGAAGGTAGCTACAACCTGGGAGACACCAAAGTTTCCACAACAGCCTATCAAAAAGCACCCACCAAAGAGTTCTACGCCTGA
- the LOC117745171 gene encoding syndecan-2-like isoform X1, whose product MRNLRLLFIVGLATGFISEKLFVSSQTTFSATDDLYLEGRSSGDLPIDDEDGDGSGSGSGDYTFSNFTVEEENLWRFLNFSETTVSKGMVPTGPPPSASPLNPSTTAATRMKDAETTTFILPNVDNRDEEVAGPAADGFTQSPSTSSTTMPPSETTVTKFSIDITVFNHTDEDNSLDRWDVSTTKNHGGEVQVENDILAKNGRGSRMYEVDSPENVTSENMWERTEVLAAVISCGVVGLLCAVFLLLFLAYRMKKKDEGSYNLGDTKVSTTAYQKAPTKEFYA is encoded by the exons ATGAGGAATCTGCGGTTGTTGTTCATCGTCGGGCTGGCGACTGGTTTTATCAGTGAAAAA CTCTTTGTCTCCTCGCAGACAACCTTCTCCGCGACAGATGACCTGTACCTAGAGGGCCGATCGTCGGGTGACCTCCCTATAGATGACGAAGATGGTGACGGTTCAGGCTCTGGATCTGGAGACTATA CTTTCAGCAACTTCACAGTTGAAGAGGAGAACCTCTGGAGGTTCCTCAACTTCTCTGAGACCACAGTCTCCAAAGGAATGGTTCCAACTGGACCACCACCATCAGCCTCTCCTCTCAACCCATCAACCACAGCAGCAACCAGAATGAAGGACGCAGAGACGACAACATTCATATTGCCTAATGTGGACAACCGTGATGAGGAG GTTGCAGGTCCAGCAGCTGATGGGTTCACACAGAGCCCCAGTACCAGCTCCACCACCATGCCTCCCAGTGAAACTACTGTAACCAAATTCAGCATAGACATCACTGTGTTCAATCACACCGATGAGGACAACAGTCTGGATAGATGGGATGTCTCGACAACCAAAAACCATGGAGGTGAAGTCCAGGTCGAAAATGATATTCTGGCAAAAAATGGCAGAGGCAGCAGAATGTATGAGGTGGACTCTCCTGAGAATGTGACCTCAGAGAACATGTGGGAGAGGACAGAAGTGCTGGCAG CAGTGATATCATGTGGAGTGGTTGGACTCCTCTGTGcagttttcctcctcctcttcctcgcctaCCGTATGAAGAAGAAGGACGAAGGTAGCTACAACCTGGGAGACACCAAAGTTTCCACAACAGCCTATCAAAAAGCACCCACCAAAGAGTTCTACGCCTGA